AATCCAAAAGAGTACATTGGATAATTGTATTACATCCTATTAAAATACAACTGTTGATGCTGCATTCTTAAGAATAGCAACAATACTCCAACCAGCAATACTGTAATCCTGGGACAGAATATTTAAATCTAATTGTACATCATCGCCTATGACTTCTATTCTGTAATCATCACCTGAAAATTGGGGAGTTGCATCAATATTAAACTTAGTGTCTTCCAGTCCTGCACTGGCATATGATGTTGAAAAGATTACATTAAATACATAGGGGTTTATTTCTAAAATATCTTTAGCTGATCCTGTGAAAACTCTCTCAGGCTTCGTAATCTCCATCAATTTCTCACTGTTAAATAGCGTTCTATTGATAAAGTGTGGTGACTTTTTAGAAGTTATAGTAACATCTATTGGTGTTTTGCTCATTAATGCAGCTGTTTGGAGAAGATTATAAGCCCCTGTTGCA
The Jeotgalibaca sp. MA1X17-3 genome window above contains:
- a CDS encoding aspartate dehydrogenase domain-containing protein is translated as MDYEKKRLALLGCGYLNQIVANAVIDGTLPEYEIVGVLARNSKKAKVFADHFGCVAYSNIEQLMDLKPDFVAEAASGQAVTDYAETILSGGSNIIILSAAPLADTKFFEQIKKTAEENNVKIYLPGGATGAYNLLQTAALMSKTPIDVTITSKKSPHFINRTLFNSEKLMEITKPERVFTGSAKDILEINPYVFNVIFSTSYASAGLEDTKFNIDATPQFSGDDYRIEVIGDDVQLDLNILSQDYSIAGWSIVAILKNAASTVVF